The proteins below are encoded in one region of Hemiscyllium ocellatum isolate sHemOce1 chromosome 3, sHemOce1.pat.X.cur, whole genome shotgun sequence:
- the prss35 gene encoding inactive serine protease 35: MGIILLLVLISINTFAFGMGTEEDYTWHLQRAPQVLDRRTVIMEPARFEAKTKLLINSTCGIACQKQLPLPTVSDLQNYLSYETLYNNGTRTLTEVDVRDFDMKNELEIAQKRGHSRRKRQVFGLDSRFSIGNKHFITRYPFSTAVKISTGCTGILVSQNHVLTAAHCIHDGKDYVKGAKRLRVGFLKMRSKRGGRRRGSKRIKRATKDKPSFQWSRVKRTQVPKGWFRGVADDIAVDYDYAILELKRPQKHKYMEIGISPSLQKMPSNRIHFSGFDNDRPGKLVYRFCPVSDESNDLFYQYCDANPGSSGSGIYIRLKEPDKPSWKRKIIGVFSGHQWVDVNGVQQDYNVAVRITPLKYAQICFWIHGNYADCRDG, encoded by the coding sequence ATGGGAATAATACTACTTTTAGTATTAATTTCCATAAACACATTTGCTTTTGGGATGGGCACCGAGGAAGATTATACCTGGCACTTACAAAGGGCACCCCAAGTATTGGATAGAAGGACCGTAATCATGGAACCTGCAAGATTTGAAGCTAAAACTAAATTGTTGATAAACTCAACCTGTGGGATTGCTTGCCAAAAGCAACTACCACTGCCAACTGTGTCTGACCTTCAGAATTACCTTTCATATGAAACACTGTACAACAACGGAACACGTACATTGACGGAGGTTGACGTCAGAGATTTTGACATGAAAAATGAATTGGAGATTGCTCAGAAAAGAGGCCATTCTAGGAGAAAGAGGCAGGTCTTTGGACTTGACAGCAGATTTAGTATTGGTAACAAACATTTCATAACTAGGTATCCTTTTAGTACAGCAGTGAAAATCTCCACAGGGTGTACTGGGATTCTAGTGTCGCAGAATCATGTGCTAACAGCAGCTCATTGCATTCATGATGGTAAAGACTATGTGAAAGGTGCCAAAAGGCTAAGAGTGGGATTTTTAAAGATGAGATCCAAGAGGGGTGGAAGGAGGAGGGGATCGAAGAGGATTAAACGAGCAACAAAGGATAAACCATCTTTCCAATGGTCAAGAGTAAAGCGTACCCAAGTACCAAAGGGCTGGTTCAGAGGAGTGGCTGATGATATTGCTGTGGATTATGATTATGCCATTCTTGAACTAAAGCGACCTCAGAAACACAAATATATGGAAATAGGAATTAGTCCTTCCCTCCAAAAAATGCCAAGCAACCGAATTCACTTTTCAGGCTTCGATAATGACAGACCGGGGAAACTGGTATATCGCTTCTGCCCTGTGTCTGATGAATCCAATGATCTGTTCTATCAGTATTGTGATGCTAATCCTGGGTCAAGTGGCTCAGGTATTTACATTCGTCTTAAGGAGCCAGACAAGCCTTCGTGGAAACGCAAGATCATTGGAGTTTTTTCTGGTCATCAGTGGGTGGATGTCAATGGTGTACAGCAGGATTACAATGTGGCTGTGCGCATTACTCCACTGAAATATGCACAGATATGTTTCTGGATACATGGAAACTACGCTGATTGCAGAGATGGTTGA